One Carya illinoinensis cultivar Pawnee chromosome 5, C.illinoinensisPawnee_v1, whole genome shotgun sequence genomic window, GTAAAATGCAAGTAGACATTATTAAAACAGCAGAAATTAAACTGTCATAATAATTCGTATCAGCTAAACTCATTCAAATTCTAATCTGACACAACATCACGGCCAGATCATTGACATATGAAAATTACACTTGAGAGTTTGATACTGGTCATGATGATCACATCTGTAGCatagaaaaaatggaaaaagaagaagaagaagaagaagaggagaaaatcaACACAGTATCATCATGATCTTATtgcattttcataatttaatttgttgaacTAAGGCCTTTACAAATCATTAATTAATCCCTCTCCCTATCTCATGATCTGCCTGATCTTATCTTACTTTTTTTGGTCGTATCAAATTGCATGCCGCATAGATATTAATTGATTAAGACAGGGAATTATTaagttaattttaaaaaaattaaaaagaaaatagtagATCCGGTTTCAATATTATCCAAAATGTTCTTTTATGCATTCCCAGATATATAGGCAGTtcaagtttatcatttttcgtCGAAGAGTgacataaataaatacataaagagGGAGGTGAGGGTAAATTAAAGCTAGGTAGAATATATATTAGAATGCATGCCATCACATGGGATCAAAAGAAATTCTATAAGAATAATGATTAGGTTGTGgaataataatgatatataatGATCGATGCTCATCATGTACAGTGTAAAAGTTACGTGATTGGGTACTATTGGCACCAAATTACCTGTAGTTCCCAGTGAAGGTGGACGGAATCATATCAttcaaataaattagaaaattaaacaaacaaaatatacCTTTTCTTTAATTCCCTCCCATTTtcgaccatatatatatatatatatataaatttttccaTGATCCGCATCGCAATCATTATTAACAGTTTCTACAACAACAGCtataaaatttcaaatgttTTAAGCCAAAGCAGGCGATCTGGGCAGGCAGTGCATgcatcaaagttttgaatattgttttggaattgtctatacataaataaataaaatatatttcaaataatattaatgcaaattttaaaaaattaaaacacaaataaaaatattcagaTACgagaatttaaatgaaaattatgaaaaaatcaaGATTTTTATATTGATTACAAAAATTTCATAACCGGTCGGTATTGACCGAATCACACTGAAATGGTTGGTACAACAAAAAATGGTTGGTATTAATCAAAACGTACCGGAACGGCTGATATTTgacttaatataaaatatatatttttccgtGATATTTATTATTCCGACACAATAAATTCCGTCCTATACCCACATACGATATTCAAAACGTTGGCATGCATGCCTAGATTAATTAAGATGCATGCAACACTGTAATTTAACGTTATCTCCTACTTTGAAGTTTCAAACCAAAAGAACAccgaaaagaaaaaagtgtCAAAACGGGCAACTCAACTTCAAACAcatattttaccattttatTCATCTATTTATCCGGCCCCCATGGGGACTTAAAAGAGTTACGTGCTTAATTAGATAGCTTTATATAACACGATTACTAACAACCAAAAAAGTATTGGGTCTTTTGGTTTTACCCTTTGTATTGTTTAAAGAGAACCCtataaatacaattatataaaaagatttataaaaataaattcataaattaacataattttatttaatccgttaaatttattttaaattaataaaaataactttacactcattaatacaatattaaactatatatatcaattctgaatttatttttacataatctATTAAATTATTTCTCTGTCAAAACATAATTGAttctcaacaaaaataaaaaatcattaaatagttagataattcattattttatggGTTGTACGATTGTGTAAGAGCTAGTTATATTCCTGCAGGGAAAAAGAGGGACGAGCTGCAATATCCATGGAAAAATAGCTTTATGTAAAGGCCAGCCATGTCGATTATGGAGGAGACCCACGTGAAACAAGTAATGATGTCACCTCAATTATCTcctttattcttattctttggaGTTCTGAGGTTGTCAGGGTGGAAAAAGTAATCGAGGAGAAAatgggcatgcatgcatgttacaTACAACTTTAGCCATGCATGATGCTTTATAACTATAAAGTTTGTAGTTTGTCTCATTTACGATGatgaacatgttgaaaatgatgatgatgatgatgctatGGTCATATATGCTGATACAAACTCCGGCCGTATTGCGTGGTTTTTGGTGAATAATGATGGTAGTTGATGAATGCACGAGTTCAATGAACAagctacacacacacatatatatatatatatacatgctgcAACATTTATAGTATTTTTCACGTTTTGCCTCCCCttctcctccccccccccccccccccccccccccccggcggcgTAAGATCTTCATTCTTCATTTCGgggaaaagaaaatcatttggtagtaggaagggaaaaaaaaaaaaaaaaaaaaaaacccaaatctcATAACTCTCGACCGTTGGAATTCGAATTATCAGCTTTCACAACTCTACAAAATACGTGAAAAGGATTTATTCTTGTCAATATGTGAATATGAATGGACTCGAATTAATTCCGATCGAAACTGTGAATATTATAgtcacttaaataaaaaaaggtccACATTTCAGACAGAAAAAGTACTTGCCAGCCGGCCTTCTTCTCTCTTGAGTGTCGTTTGTGCATGCATGTTAGtttaatcttcttcttcttcaacagGAAATTAATATTGTGTGGTACTGTGTGTATATTAGTTGATGTAGCTTCACATTTTTGTCGGTTAATGttagtgctttttttttttaaaggattaaTGTTAGTGCTGAGTCATCCACATCCATGCCGCGTGatttattaaagtattttttctttttagtatgGACGTACGTACGTGCTTGAAAAAGAAAGGCACTCCGGCCCAGCTTACACTTcattaacaattatatataccTGAATATAATTTCTACTCATTTTCCTTGATGAGATTGGAATGCCTGCAGGCCTTTGACTGATTTCTTTTCGAGACTTTCTTTAGCTGATAATGAATTGATGTGCTTGAGAGTAAAGAATTCGGGACAAGGACATGATTTCTTAAAGTAACAAAGACAGGTCAAAAAAGTGGTTCTACATAAAAGAGCCAATAAGAAAATATGGCAAAGTAGACAACCCCCCATCTCTTGTCCGGTGAGGAATTGGCAAGTGGTGTTCTTTCAGCCTTCAAGCTTTGGTTGTTAGAAATTTCCATCTAACACCAACTGTttttatatgtgtatatatatacacactatttGAAACCCTCTACACTGCATATCATTTACtttctataatttaatttaaaaaataaatttttataaatcaaattatatcacgtAAATAATATCATAGAAAAACCTCTAAATAATACTTCTATTTCTCTATCTAAATATACAGTTATTgtgaaaaaaaagttaaaagatgCATTCACTTCTTTGTGATTGTTGTTTTGAAACCAGTTAAAAGATGTTCAACACCAAGTCCATTAATACCAAACGTGTAGCTTCATGAATTGCCCTACTGTAATGCACCGCGTGGTCAACCGGAGGCCATAGCTCGTGGAGGtcattctctcatttttctttaaataatagtaatgcattcttcttcttcaactatTTTGTGTGGTAGGCCGAAATCTCTGACCTCACAAGTCAATCGATTGACCCAAAAATGGTCCCTCCAATTGCAAGGGGACTAAAGATGCACCTGCCGCTGCGATTGCAGTACCCACTCCCACCAATTTCCACGTTAGGCTGTGTGCGATATTCTGGTCTGAATTCCCCCCTCCCCCACCTACAAGAATGAGATGGTCCCAAAATCCGTCTTATTATATATCAAGTTGGTCCTAAAACTCATCCATTTAAATATAGATAATGCTAGAACTTCCATGCTCCACAAGTAATACTCAAATTTCCTGTTTGATGACGATGAAAGATTATATTGAGTTATTTAATACCCACGACTTTTATTggtttaaaatctatttttataacTTCCAAGGTAAATTGCTTAATTGCATAGACATGTtttcacaactttttttttttcttaatcgcATCAACATTTCTATATCTAAAAATGGATATGCTGGATCAATCCATTAATTTTCCATAGATAAGATGCCATATGCATAGCTCTTATTTAGTAGCAGTTATACAATGACTCAATAGCCTATAAAATCTACGATGACTAGCTCCTCAAAATGCTCAGTGAGGGGCGTTAATCAAACTCAATTTAGGGATAGAGAAAAAGATAGTATGATTATCATTTCGTTAATGATATTCCTTTGCTTGTTTATAAGCTTTCAATATAATGGtattacttaaataaaaaaaaatttataattttctttaaattttatattggaCATAATCATAAGtccaaaaatatgataaaaaaaaaaccacaaaaactgACGTAAACAATACACATTGaaagaaaaactcatttttttaacaagtaaaaTGTATCTGAAAACTCATGTCAGCTCATAAGTTCTTTCTTTTGAATTACGATAGCAATTGTCGAAGTTAGGTTGGGAGACACTCAGGAAACAcccaaggaaaaagaaaaagaaaacgtgATTGATATGAAGTTATTTTAATCAAAAGTGTACATCCTGGATGTTGCTTGCTCTCCCCAATGTTTCACTCTCCCTAGCCAAAACTTACCTAAAAAACATCCAGTCTTCTCTGCCCAAAAGGGGTTGGAGCTTCGACTCTTCCCTCCCTCCTCCTATTTGGATAATCTAGACAATGTGcagctttattttttcaatatttttttctcgTTTTCCATAAAAAGCAAGGAGAAATATCGATCTGCTGCTTACCAAAGCCCAACAACTACCATGCACCCCACTGCAGGATTCCCCATCCGCCAATCCCTCAGACGGCCGAAGAATTTTGCCAAATGAAGTGTCGCTTGAGCCACATGCTAGGATCAAAGCACATGTGAGATCTATGCACTACCGCAATAGGAAGCTCCTGCTGCCACCACATGCAGCATTTCTGGGGTCAACAACCTCGAATCCTTTAGATTCGACCAACTTCCACATTCATAACGTGGTGCGTGTCCCTCATGCGTTGCCTCAATCCCTAACCATCATCCTTCGGCAATTCAACAACTCTCATGTTTGCTTTTTACCTATTTTATCGCTTCCCCTAACTAATAATCGTGGAAAAGAGGTAGAGAAGTCTCTTGCAGCCAATCCAGACTAGCAAAATATAGCACAAATTATTTCACTGCGAATTTCAATCGTAGTACTACAATCCATTTATTGAACTGTATCAAAATCACTTTAAGCAGCATCCCCTTATGGGCAATGGGACGGGGTTTTGACCCCATATGCCCACTTCTTCTTTTCATGTTGTATTTGCTGATTTGGGTTGAATATTAGAGCCTCTCAGCCTATTGACTACTGTATTCTATAGCTGTTTAATATAGCTATAATAtacttgcttaaaaaaaaaaaaaaaaaaaaaaaaaaaaaaaaaaaaggtaggtgTACATCCTGGACCCCAATCATTTGACAGCCAACTGTTAAAACATATCCATTACCAAAGCTACCACAATCACATACGGTTTCTTCATTCCCCGAACTTCagcaatataaaaataagttttcatTAATAAGAGAGTTAGGATGAGAGAAACCAGATCAGAAGTTGACATTTCGGACCACCTTTTTCTTGGGATGGAAAACAATGTGGGTTGAACATGCATCTTCCTTTGTAGCTGGCCTACTCAAATAATCTTCATGAACCTGCAAACAGAAAGCAGAACATATCAGCTGAAGTCGAATATGGTTTGATTATGAACCAGAGAAATGAGTCGCGGGGAAATTTCTACAAATTAATTTCCCAAAAATAATTATGGGTTTGCATTTTGTTACATAATCCCCCAACTTTCAGGCTGAGGAAAGATTTATGTATCCCATTAAAAACCACCAAAGTGATCGCCACGGAAATCCCAGCAATGCCATTTCACTGATGTATTTCATCATCGTTAAAAGTATCTGTGAACTTGGATTCTTGAAATTGTGAAACAAAGTTACACAACTGAATCTAGCAATATGCCATGGGCGGCACAAAACGCATATGCACTTTACAGTATAAAATCTGTCCCCATCTTAACCATGTCTTGGGGGAGTTCTATTGGCACAACTTTCCCTTAATTAGTGGGCAGTGAAGTTCTCCATTTTTACTATACTTCCATCTGTTAATCCTATTCTTGCCTCCACAGTATTTGTATCAAATAGTTAAGACAATAACGGCTAAAGCAGTACGAGAATACTAACCAATCACAGCTTTCTAATTCAGACTAGCCAGATGATATGATAATACCCACGATGCACTATGAGAACGCATAATCCTGACACATGATTGCGAAGTGCATAATCCTGGCAATCATATGAAGCATGACTGGGAGGGAAAGATGTAGATGGATGCAAACATTCTGGTTCTTTATCTACCGTATAGGGTAGCATGTCAACTATATGCTAAAGTCAAATGGAGATAAGAATATgattgaaaaggaaaatcagAAAGCCTACAAATTGTCTCAACCTGAGAAACATTCTTCGGTGTTCAAATCAAAGAGCCTTGTAGAGGCCCAGCAaaggtttctctctctcttcaactcTCTTCTTTGCAGCCTCCCTTGCTTTAAGTGCAGTTGCTTCTTCTTTGGATAGAACCTTTGGCTTCCCGTCTTGCCTCTTCCTCTTGCCAACAGCAAGTGATGATGGAGCACCTTTAACAGATCTCATGGGATTTAAGGAAGCGGAAACAACAGGTCCAGGCGATGGCCTATTTTGAACTTTAGCAGCACCTTTACTTTCTGTGACTGATCCTAACTCTGAAGCAGACAATGGCCGTTTCATAGTGGGTTCTCTATGTTTAGAATATGAAGAAAACTGTGGTGTGGCGTATGCCTCTTCCTGTGTCACCCACTTGCCTGTTACATTCTCTCTTCGTAAATATACCATTAATATGTTAAATAGATACTTCTCGTAGAAGAAAAGAACATAAACCTAAAGAATCCAATTGTATGTCTCCTACCTATTGCATCAGAATAGTAAAATCCTGAGTTTGGGTCATAGTAAAAACCATTGCTTTGGTTGTAATAATAGCCTGAAGCGCTGTCATGCTCCCATTCTGTCATCATACACAGCTATATCAGTTAAAAACAGTgccacaaaattaaaaaaaatataaaaaaaaaaggtaatgatACCCTTATACCTCCTTTATTACTGCTTTACTACccagttattttttttcttttgctatttgaatttggattaaaaattcTGGAACATGACCTTCTTGCATaatctagaaaaaaataaattcaatcaactaaccatgtaatttaattaaaagtaaattcaatttttttacaaaacttGACCTTCTTTTTACAAAACTTGACCTTCTTTTTTTACAAAGCTCCgagtcaatttttataaaattgaatttattttgaattaatttacaTGATTATGTtagttaattgaatttttttcttctagatTATGCAAGAAGCTCATGTTCTAAGATTTTTAATCTAgattcaaaaaacaaaagaaagaaaaaacagttGGGTAGTAAAGCAGTAGTAAAAGAGGTGTAAGggtattattattcaaaaaaacaaaatattcatgaaccactaaaataatcatattcatTCAAAGACATAACAGGTTGGATGTTTTCTCTGCCTAACAATACCTATAGTTGCTAACCTTcccatgaaaagaaaaactcaataTACCCATCAACTGTGAGTCAAGATCAGGAATAGGCTGTTCTAGCTCAGCCTGTTCACTTTAGAACCATGCCAAACATTGACCCCTTGTCAAATCAAACTCGGAGCTAGCTTGCCAGTCAAAATGAACTTGTTAACACCTTTTGCTTGTCGTTtctcaatttctcaaattttgtcATAGAATGTAGAGCTGGTAAAATCAAGTACAAATTAGTTATACAGAACTGTTCAGTATCTTACGACTTGATAATGAATCGTCTTTATGAATCTCTTTTGAAGTACTTTCTATGGTTAACTGTACTATAGACGACAACATTGCCATTTCAACTGCAAGAAGTATGCATCAACTATCCAGAATCC contains:
- the LOC122311041 gene encoding zinc finger protein ZOP1 isoform X1, with the protein product MTEYWVSQGNKWCDFCKIFIANNPSSIRNHELGQRHKDSVAKRLDTMRKEGAAKEKQQKEAVRALEQIEAKAKRSYQKDIANLQEARDSHAQALNSQEEGEEKWEHDSASGYYYNQSNGFYYDPNSGFYYSDAIGKWVTQEEAYATPQFSSYSKHREPTMKRPLSASELGSVTESKGAAKVQNRPSPGPVVSASLNPMRSVKGAPSSLAVGKRKRQDGKPKVLSKEEATALKAREAAKKRVEEREKPLLGLYKAL
- the LOC122311041 gene encoding zinc finger protein ZOP1 isoform X2, whose amino-acid sequence is MTEYWVSQGNKWCDFCKIFIANNPSSIRNHELGQRHKDSVAKRLDTMRKEGAAKEKQQKEAVRALEQIEAKAKRSYQKDIANLQEARDSHAQALNSQEEEWEHDSASGYYYNQSNGFYYDPNSGFYYSDAIGKWVTQEEAYATPQFSSYSKHREPTMKRPLSASELGSVTESKGAAKVQNRPSPGPVVSASLNPMRSVKGAPSSLAVGKRKRQDGKPKVLSKEEATALKAREAAKKRVEEREKPLLGLYKAL